A window of the Streptomyces sp. Ag109_O5-10 genome harbors these coding sequences:
- a CDS encoding carboxypeptidase regulatory-like domain-containing protein: MQIPAHAAPPSVASASSAKKKVALEPSCSTPKKGEAACFALRRTDTKAVKGLLAASVSPSGYGAGDLQSAYSLPADGGAGQTIAIVDAYDDPSAEADLAVYREQYGLPACTTANGCFTKVDQRGGTDYPAPDSGWAGEISLDLDMVSAAAPNAHILLVEADQPSFEDLGAAVDQAVALGAKYVSNSYGTNYSSTPGSGETPDETTYDAHYNHPGVAVVASSGDSDYGVAYPAVSPYVTSVGGTSLVRDSGTARGWSESVWNRDGLGPGSGCSLYEPKPAFQTDTGCDKRTVADVSAVADPATGVAVYQTYGGGGWQVYGGTSAASPIIAAVYAAAGTPVAGTYPNSYPYASGTGLNDVTTGDNGTCTPSYLCTAGAGYDGPTGLGTPDGLAAFRSGPHGKLSGTVTDDSTGKPVAGATVTTQGGGTAHTAADGTYSLVLPVGSYDITVEAYGYATGTASGVSLGDGDTLTKNFALTPVPSRTVSGKVTDGSGHGWPLYAKITADGVPGGPVWTDPLTGAFDLKLPQGHDYTLHVTSAYPGYTSPTKKITVADSDQTLNVAVPVDPWGATAPTGYSVHDEGTTETFDSTDSAPKGWSVVNADGTTGGWAFDDPGSRGNTTGGDGGFAVVDSDHSGNGAHQDSQLLSPVYDFTDNSAPEIAFANDYLAIGGQSAGVDVTTDGGATWTSLWSATGSTFGAQKVELPLTDYAGKASVQLRFHFTGSFGWWWKVDNVFVGERHVTPLPGGLLTGTVTDANTATGLVGATVTNKDDGKQSTVTLATPDDPALGDGVYALFSSLGSHGFTAAKPHYTGLDKTVKVAADSAVGADFALGAGQLSLDKTSLTASVGWGEQTTKTLTIKNTGTAAATVKLGEQSGGFSIESAGGAPLKLVKGSYSPLSSKAAAAAAGTTAKVAPGAAGDAWQAAPDLPVKLMDNAVATNDGKVYSAFGFNGSADTKDMYVLDPVAGTWTKLAGAADTREDPAHGFIDGKFYAVGGWGASGAPDSKLEIYDPGSDTWTTGAASPKPYAGSGSAVLDGKLYVVGGCGAESCGSTDVTVYDPAADTWSTVADYPESISWSSCAGISGKLYCAGGLNGNSEDKHSYVYDPATNAWSQVADLPITLWGSAYTSANGMLVTASGVTQNSITNQAFAFDPEAGTWTALPNADTATYRGGGALGFFKVGGGVALATPATTVEVLPGYDQGDTADVSWLSESAQQLTLQPGKSSKVTITLDASVAEVTQPGSFTARLSVSSDTPYSVPALPVELDVAPPKTWGKITGTVLGVTANGGTAPIAGATVQIDTWATSYTLTTDTHGGYALWLDVRNNPLTVIVAKDGFQPTVATVKIKKKSTATANFTLKRK, from the coding sequence ATGCAGATCCCGGCCCACGCGGCGCCCCCGTCCGTCGCCTCGGCGTCCTCGGCCAAGAAGAAGGTCGCCCTCGAACCCTCGTGCTCCACGCCCAAGAAGGGCGAGGCCGCCTGTTTCGCCCTGCGCCGCACCGACACCAAGGCCGTCAAGGGCCTGCTGGCCGCCTCCGTCAGCCCCAGCGGCTACGGCGCCGGGGACCTGCAGAGCGCCTACAGCCTTCCCGCCGACGGCGGTGCGGGTCAGACGATCGCCATCGTCGACGCCTATGACGACCCCAGCGCCGAGGCCGACCTGGCCGTCTACCGCGAGCAGTACGGGCTGCCCGCCTGCACCACGGCGAACGGCTGCTTCACCAAGGTCGACCAGCGAGGCGGCACCGACTACCCCGCCCCCGACTCCGGCTGGGCCGGCGAGATCTCACTCGACCTGGACATGGTCTCCGCGGCCGCGCCGAACGCGCACATCCTGCTCGTCGAGGCGGACCAGCCGAGCTTCGAGGACCTCGGGGCGGCCGTCGACCAGGCGGTCGCGCTCGGTGCCAAGTACGTCTCCAACTCCTACGGCACCAACTACAGCAGCACCCCGGGCAGCGGCGAGACCCCGGACGAGACGACGTACGACGCCCATTACAACCACCCCGGTGTCGCTGTGGTCGCCTCCTCGGGTGACAGCGACTACGGGGTGGCCTACCCGGCCGTCTCCCCCTACGTGACCTCCGTCGGCGGCACCTCACTGGTCCGGGACTCCGGAACCGCACGCGGCTGGTCCGAGTCGGTCTGGAACCGCGATGGCCTGGGCCCGGGATCCGGCTGCTCCCTCTACGAGCCCAAGCCGGCCTTCCAGACGGACACCGGATGCGACAAGCGCACCGTCGCCGACGTCTCCGCCGTGGCCGACCCGGCCACCGGCGTCGCGGTCTACCAGACCTACGGCGGTGGCGGCTGGCAGGTGTACGGCGGCACCAGCGCCGCCTCACCGATCATCGCCGCCGTGTACGCGGCCGCCGGGACCCCCGTCGCGGGTACGTACCCCAACTCCTACCCGTACGCCTCCGGTACCGGTCTCAATGACGTGACCACGGGCGACAACGGCACCTGCACCCCCTCGTACCTGTGCACCGCCGGTGCCGGCTACGACGGCCCGACCGGCCTGGGCACCCCCGACGGGCTGGCCGCCTTCCGCAGCGGCCCGCACGGGAAGCTCTCCGGTACCGTCACCGACGACAGCACCGGCAAGCCGGTCGCCGGAGCCACCGTCACCACCCAGGGCGGCGGCACCGCGCACACCGCTGCCGACGGGACCTACTCGCTCGTCCTGCCGGTCGGCAGCTACGACATCACCGTCGAAGCCTACGGCTACGCCACCGGCACCGCCTCGGGCGTGTCCCTCGGCGACGGCGACACCCTCACCAAGAACTTCGCCCTGACCCCGGTTCCCAGCCGGACGGTCTCCGGCAAGGTCACCGACGGCTCCGGCCACGGCTGGCCGCTCTACGCCAAGATCACCGCGGACGGCGTCCCCGGCGGCCCGGTGTGGACCGACCCGCTCACCGGCGCCTTCGACCTGAAGCTGCCCCAGGGCCACGACTACACCCTGCACGTGACCAGCGCCTATCCCGGCTACACGTCGCCCACCAAGAAGATCACCGTCGCGGACTCCGACCAGACTCTGAACGTCGCGGTCCCGGTCGACCCGTGGGGGGCCACCGCGCCCACCGGTTACTCGGTGCACGACGAAGGCACCACCGAGACGTTCGACTCGACCGACTCCGCCCCGAAGGGCTGGAGCGTGGTCAACGCCGACGGGACGACCGGCGGCTGGGCCTTCGACGACCCGGGCTCACGCGGCAACACCACCGGCGGCGACGGCGGATTCGCCGTCGTCGACAGCGACCACTCCGGCAACGGCGCGCACCAGGACTCGCAACTCCTCAGCCCGGTATACGACTTCACCGACAACTCCGCACCCGAGATCGCCTTCGCCAATGACTACTTGGCCATCGGCGGCCAGAGCGCGGGCGTCGACGTCACCACCGACGGCGGTGCCACCTGGACCAGTCTCTGGTCCGCCACGGGGAGCACCTTCGGCGCGCAGAAGGTCGAGCTCCCGCTGACCGACTACGCCGGCAAGGCATCGGTCCAGCTGCGCTTCCACTTCACCGGCTCGTTCGGCTGGTGGTGGAAGGTCGACAACGTTTTCGTCGGCGAGCGCCACGTCACGCCCCTGCCCGGTGGTCTGCTCACCGGCACCGTGACGGATGCCAACACCGCCACGGGCCTGGTCGGCGCCACCGTGACGAACAAGGACGACGGCAAGCAGAGCACCGTCACCCTCGCCACTCCCGACGACCCCGCTCTGGGCGACGGTGTCTACGCCCTGTTCTCCTCCCTCGGCAGCCACGGCTTCACCGCGGCGAAGCCGCACTACACCGGCCTCGACAAGACCGTGAAGGTCGCGGCCGACAGTGCGGTCGGCGCGGACTTCGCACTCGGTGCCGGGCAGCTGTCGCTGGACAAGACCTCGCTCACCGCGTCGGTCGGCTGGGGCGAGCAGACCACCAAGACCCTGACCATCAAGAACACGGGCACGGCGGCCGCCACCGTCAAGCTGGGCGAACAGTCCGGCGGGTTCAGCATCGAGTCCGCGGGCGGCGCTCCGCTGAAGCTGGTCAAGGGCAGCTACTCCCCGCTGTCGAGCAAGGCCGCCGCGGCCGCCGCGGGCACCACCGCCAAGGTGGCTCCGGGAGCCGCCGGTGACGCCTGGCAGGCGGCCCCCGACCTGCCGGTCAAGCTGATGGACAACGCTGTCGCCACCAACGACGGGAAGGTCTATTCCGCCTTCGGTTTCAACGGCAGCGCCGACACCAAGGACATGTACGTCCTCGATCCGGTCGCCGGCACCTGGACCAAGCTGGCCGGTGCGGCGGACACCCGGGAGGATCCCGCCCACGGCTTCATCGACGGCAAGTTCTACGCCGTCGGCGGCTGGGGAGCCAGCGGCGCCCCCGACTCCAAGCTGGAGATCTACGACCCGGGAAGCGACACCTGGACCACCGGCGCCGCCTCGCCCAAGCCCTACGCCGGCTCCGGCAGCGCCGTGCTCGACGGCAAGCTCTACGTGGTCGGCGGCTGCGGGGCGGAATCCTGCGGCAGCACGGACGTCACCGTCTACGACCCGGCCGCGGACACCTGGTCCACGGTGGCCGACTACCCGGAGTCGATCTCCTGGAGTTCCTGCGCCGGCATCAGCGGCAAGCTCTACTGCGCCGGCGGTCTGAACGGCAACAGCGAGGACAAGCACTCCTACGTCTACGACCCCGCCACCAACGCGTGGTCCCAGGTCGCCGACCTGCCGATCACCCTCTGGGGCTCCGCCTACACCTCCGCCAACGGCATGCTCGTCACCGCCAGTGGCGTCACCCAGAACAGCATCACCAACCAGGCCTTCGCCTTCGACCCGGAGGCCGGCACCTGGACCGCCCTGCCCAACGCCGACACCGCCACCTACCGCGGCGGGGGTGCGCTCGGCTTCTTCAAGGTCGGTGGCGGCGTCGCGCTCGCGACCCCCGCGACGACGGTGGAGGTGCTCCCGGGTTACGACCAGGGAGACACGGCCGACGTCAGCTGGCTCAGCGAGAGCGCGCAGCAGCTCACCCTCCAGCCCGGCAAGAGCTCGAAGGTGACGATCACCCTGGACGCCTCCGTGGCCGAGGTGACACAGCCGGGATCCTTCACCGCCCGGTTGTCCGTCAGCTCCGACACCCCGTACTCCGTGCCCGCTCTCCCCGTGGAGTTGGACGTCGCCCCGCCCAAGACCTGGGGCAAGATCACCGGCACCGTGCTGGGGGTCACCGCGAACGGCGGCACCGCGCCGATCGCCGGGGCCACCGTCCAGATCGACACCTGGGCCACGAGCTACACGCTGACGACGGACACCCACGGCGGGTACGCCCTGTGGCTCGACGTCCGCAACAACCCGCTCACCGTCATCGTCGCCAAGGACGGCTTCCAGCCGACCGTCGCGACAGTGAAGATCAAGAAGAAGTCCACCGCCACCGCGAACTTCACCCTCAAGAGAAAGTAG
- a CDS encoding S8 family peptidase: MAWIRLTAAISTGLLLAAGGAPAASARTPQDTAARAADAQGAPPVTVRLVTGDRVTVTPGADGRRAASVEPGPGREGIVFRTYQEDGGDLTVLPSDAADLVSAGTLDRRLFDVSTLIAEGYDEAGTSALPLIVSASPRGGVARTTAKSEKAAAAVADRVAAFNEASAPARTLASIDARSLRVADDDLGAFWKALNPGGAKGTARAAATPRVWLDGRVAPVLDRSTAQINAPAAWKAGYEGQGVKVAVLDTGVDAGHPDLAGRIAEAKDFSGSGNTVDHFGHGTHVASIVGGTGAASSGTRKGVAPKAELLIGKVLGDDGYGSESQVIDGMEWAAAEHAKVVNMSLGSDEPTDGTDPMSQALNTLSASSDTLFVVAAGNAGENGDSTIGSPGAADAALTVGAVDRDDSLASFSSRGPRLGDKAVKPDVTAPGVGIVAARASGTTMGDPVDANYTAASGTSMATPHVAGAVALIAQQHPGWTGRQLKDALISTAHTVPGTKVTEQGGGRIDVAAAMGAVTATGSVLLPAVQLGGAKQQSATLHYTNTGDKAVDLKLSVALANSDGVALTAGVVAPGASTVHLAPGASADVPLSTDPKNAKRGAYYGYATATGADGTVLAHTTLSLVVHAPQHRLTVIARDRTGKVLPGWLPTIWGQDGFVSYTSADPAVAVVEEGTYQVDFSTLDNASDGQELVEVVNPQVKVSKDTTVTLDASKVTQVQIRTPKPAEQRGILSYQTYRRIEGHGLIQGVMFFDVAKRIYVSPTAQVTDGTFEFASRWQMTAPQLRAKVSGTSAPFVPYYLPTSPVFDDKGVRLTAVDAGAGTAADLKAAHVRGKLAVIRYDFGDDAELAKAAADAGAKALMLVMPEGFFPWTRWQPEGDRLALPIMRAGATEGTDLLKRAGGHTTTVDFSGTVKSPYLYDVMQVSQQRVPEKLVYTVSERNSAVVKAAYTRTGASAWGSEQRFGWRPYQEFAWNQYTRDVPVGQQRTEYVTAGDTLWSHTVHHDTVMDRDLELGVGMRDAARTYRPGQHAAERWFAGPVRPSIPHGVTGWPGSVRNGDTLSLYIPEFTDSQSGHWSFAESSSLGGGVGSGAAVSAVGDPSDVAHAEVYRNGRLVAQSDTGAWGGFEVPAGKAGYRLDLTTARTSADWQFGTGTRTSWTFTSDTAATATLLPLLQVDYSAPVDLRNAVGPHRSHTLGLDVRMPDGLPAPRGVTLKVEASYDDGRTWHTARTARHGGTRFTAAVERPSGVRGDAYVSLRVTAVDAAGNTVRQTVDRAYLHRGPSSGR, encoded by the coding sequence ATGGCATGGATCCGCCTGACGGCGGCGATATCGACAGGATTGCTGCTGGCCGCCGGAGGCGCGCCGGCCGCCTCCGCCCGAACGCCCCAGGACACCGCGGCGCGAGCCGCCGACGCCCAGGGCGCGCCGCCCGTGACCGTACGCCTGGTGACCGGCGACCGCGTGACGGTGACGCCGGGGGCCGACGGCCGACGCGCCGCCTCGGTCGAGCCGGGACCCGGCCGTGAGGGCATCGTCTTCCGCACGTACCAGGAGGACGGCGGCGACCTGACGGTGCTGCCGTCGGACGCCGCGGACCTGGTCTCCGCCGGGACGCTGGACCGGCGTCTGTTCGACGTCTCCACCCTGATCGCCGAGGGCTACGACGAGGCGGGCACGTCCGCGCTGCCGCTGATCGTCTCCGCCTCGCCGCGCGGCGGCGTGGCCCGGACGACCGCGAAGAGCGAGAAGGCCGCGGCCGCCGTCGCGGACCGGGTCGCCGCGTTCAACGAGGCATCGGCCCCGGCGCGGACCCTCGCCAGTATCGACGCGCGGTCGCTGCGCGTCGCGGACGACGACCTCGGCGCCTTCTGGAAGGCCTTGAACCCGGGCGGCGCCAAGGGCACCGCCCGCGCCGCCGCGACCCCGCGGGTGTGGCTGGACGGCCGGGTCGCGCCGGTGCTGGACCGCAGCACGGCGCAGATCAACGCGCCTGCGGCGTGGAAGGCCGGGTACGAGGGCCAGGGCGTGAAGGTGGCCGTGCTGGACACCGGCGTGGACGCCGGCCACCCCGATCTGGCGGGCCGGATCGCGGAGGCGAAGGACTTCTCGGGCAGCGGGAACACCGTGGACCACTTCGGGCACGGCACGCACGTGGCGTCGATCGTCGGCGGCACGGGTGCGGCGTCCTCCGGTACCCGCAAGGGTGTGGCGCCGAAGGCGGAGCTGCTGATCGGCAAGGTGCTCGGCGACGACGGCTACGGCTCGGAGTCGCAGGTCATCGACGGCATGGAGTGGGCGGCCGCCGAGCACGCCAAGGTCGTCAACATGAGCCTCGGCTCCGACGAGCCGACCGACGGCACCGACCCGATGAGCCAGGCCCTCAACACGCTCTCCGCCTCCAGCGACACCCTCTTCGTCGTCGCGGCGGGCAACGCGGGCGAGAACGGGGACTCCACGATCGGTTCGCCCGGTGCGGCCGACGCCGCGCTGACGGTGGGCGCTGTGGACCGCGACGACTCCCTCGCCTCCTTCTCCAGCCGCGGTCCGCGCCTCGGCGACAAGGCCGTCAAGCCCGACGTGACCGCCCCCGGCGTCGGCATCGTCGCCGCGCGTGCGTCCGGCACCACCATGGGCGACCCGGTCGACGCGAACTACACGGCGGCGTCCGGCACCTCGATGGCGACCCCGCACGTGGCGGGTGCCGTCGCGCTGATCGCGCAGCAGCACCCCGGCTGGACCGGCCGGCAGTTGAAGGACGCGCTGATCAGCACCGCGCACACCGTGCCGGGCACGAAGGTGACCGAGCAGGGCGGCGGCCGGATCGACGTCGCCGCGGCCATGGGCGCGGTCACGGCCACCGGCAGCGTGCTGCTGCCCGCCGTCCAGCTGGGCGGCGCCAAGCAGCAGTCGGCGACCCTGCACTACACCAACACCGGTGACAAGGCGGTGGACCTGAAGCTGAGCGTGGCCCTGGCCAACTCCGACGGCGTGGCCCTGACGGCCGGTGTCGTCGCGCCCGGCGCGAGCACCGTCCACCTCGCCCCCGGCGCCTCCGCCGATGTGCCGCTGAGCACCGACCCGAAGAACGCCAAGCGCGGCGCCTACTACGGCTACGCCACCGCGACCGGCGCGGACGGCACCGTCCTCGCCCACACCACGCTCTCCCTGGTCGTGCACGCGCCGCAGCACCGGCTCACCGTGATCGCCCGCGACCGCACGGGCAAGGTGCTGCCGGGCTGGCTGCCGACGATCTGGGGCCAGGACGGCTTCGTCTCGTACACCAGCGCCGACCCCGCGGTCGCCGTCGTCGAGGAGGGCACCTACCAGGTCGACTTCAGCACCCTGGACAACGCCTCGGACGGCCAGGAACTGGTCGAGGTGGTCAACCCGCAGGTGAAGGTCTCCAAGGACACCACGGTGACGCTGGACGCCTCCAAGGTCACCCAGGTCCAGATCCGCACGCCCAAGCCCGCCGAGCAGCGGGGGATCCTCAGCTACCAGACGTACCGGCGCATCGAGGGCCACGGCCTGATCCAGGGCGTGATGTTCTTCGACGTCGCCAAGCGCATCTACGTCAGCCCGACCGCGCAGGTCACCGACGGCACCTTCGAGTTCGCCTCGCGCTGGCAGATGACGGCCCCGCAGTTGCGGGCGAAGGTGTCCGGCACCTCGGCGCCCTTCGTCCCGTACTACCTGCCGACCTCTCCGGTCTTCGACGACAAGGGCGTCCGGCTGACCGCGGTGGACGCCGGAGCGGGCACCGCCGCGGACCTCAAGGCCGCCCATGTGCGCGGGAAGCTCGCCGTCATCCGCTACGACTTCGGCGACGACGCCGAGCTGGCGAAGGCCGCCGCGGACGCCGGGGCCAAGGCGCTGATGCTCGTCATGCCCGAGGGCTTCTTCCCCTGGACGCGCTGGCAGCCGGAGGGCGACCGCCTCGCGCTGCCGATCATGCGCGCCGGCGCGACGGAGGGCACCGACCTGCTGAAGCGCGCCGGTGGGCACACCACCACGGTGGACTTCTCCGGCACGGTGAAGAGCCCCTACCTGTACGACGTGATGCAGGTGTCCCAGCAGCGTGTTCCCGAGAAGCTGGTGTACACGGTCAGCGAGCGCAACAGCGCGGTGGTGAAGGCCGCCTACACCCGCACCGGCGCCTCGGCCTGGGGAAGCGAGCAGCGTTTCGGCTGGCGCCCCTACCAGGAGTTCGCCTGGAACCAGTACACCCGTGACGTGCCGGTGGGACAGCAGCGCACCGAGTACGTGACGGCCGGTGACACCTTGTGGAGCCACACCGTGCACCACGACACCGTCATGGACCGCGACCTCGAGCTGGGCGTCGGCATGCGGGACGCCGCCCGCACCTACCGGCCCGGGCAGCACGCCGCGGAGAGGTGGTTCGCGGGGCCGGTGCGCCCGTCGATCCCGCACGGTGTGACGGGCTGGCCGGGCTCGGTGCGCAACGGCGACACCCTGTCCCTGTACATCCCGGAATTCACCGACTCCCAGTCCGGCCACTGGTCGTTCGCGGAGTCCAGCTCGCTGGGCGGCGGTGTCGGCTCCGGTGCCGCGGTGTCCGCGGTGGGCGACCCGAGCGACGTGGCCCACGCCGAGGTGTACCGCAACGGCCGGCTCGTGGCGCAGTCCGACACCGGGGCCTGGGGCGGATTCGAGGTGCCCGCGGGCAAGGCCGGCTACCGGCTGGACCTGACCACCGCCCGTACCTCCGCCGACTGGCAGTTCGGCACCGGCACCAGGACGTCCTGGACGTTCACCTCGGACACTGCGGCGACGGCCACGCTGCTGCCGCTGCTCCAGGTCGACTACAGCGCGCCGGTGGACCTCCGCAACGCGGTGGGCCCGCACCGGTCGCACACGCTGGGTCTGGACGTACGGATGCCGGACGGCCTGCCCGCTCCGCGCGGGGTCACGCTCAAGGTCGAGGCGTCG
- a CDS encoding LuxR family transcriptional regulator, whose amino-acid sequence MDVSSLDALWPGTGLGGLARQALEYLVGHPDAEEEAVAAGIGVPAQAARDALRSLEAELLAVRVRERPTRWSASPPRSALGALLARKRQELARAELYAEQLHEVYRTAPGRQVASDLFEVVESDEQVGARYAHLLRSSHKEVLHFAKPPYVTSRIAPTDASTSAGSAVRPGVRLRSVYDSDGIGDDGCLEAALRGAAEGELRLLSGLPMKLVIFDAVAAIMPLRKDDPAAGSLVVHSSTLLDVLTALFESVWERAVPLSLESRPVSPAASAERQDGVLDSRTRDILRLMSAGMKDDAIARALRLSRRTVQTHISDLGRQLGARTRFQIALLAQERGWLGNPKA is encoded by the coding sequence ATGGACGTGTCCTCCCTAGACGCGTTGTGGCCGGGCACCGGCCTGGGCGGCCTCGCCCGGCAAGCACTGGAATACCTGGTCGGCCATCCGGACGCGGAGGAGGAAGCGGTCGCGGCAGGGATCGGCGTGCCGGCCCAGGCGGCCCGGGACGCCCTGCGGTCCCTGGAGGCCGAACTCCTGGCCGTACGCGTCAGGGAACGGCCCACGCGCTGGAGCGCCAGCCCGCCCCGCTCCGCCTTGGGCGCCCTTCTCGCCCGTAAGCGACAGGAGTTGGCCAGGGCGGAGCTGTACGCGGAACAGCTCCACGAGGTCTATCGCACGGCCCCGGGCCGGCAGGTCGCCTCGGACCTTTTCGAGGTGGTCGAGAGCGATGAACAGGTCGGCGCCCGCTATGCACACCTTCTGAGGAGCAGTCACAAGGAGGTCCTGCATTTCGCGAAGCCGCCGTATGTGACCTCGAGGATCGCCCCTACCGACGCTTCCACCTCGGCGGGCTCCGCGGTCCGTCCCGGCGTCCGGCTCCGGTCCGTGTACGACAGCGACGGAATCGGGGACGACGGATGCCTGGAGGCGGCTCTCCGGGGCGCCGCGGAAGGGGAGTTGCGGCTCCTGTCCGGACTGCCCATGAAACTGGTCATCTTCGACGCCGTCGCGGCGATCATGCCGTTACGGAAAGACGATCCGGCCGCGGGCTCACTCGTCGTGCACTCCTCGACGCTGCTGGACGTACTGACCGCCCTCTTCGAGAGCGTATGGGAGCGCGCGGTGCCCCTGTCGCTGGAGAGCCGGCCCGTCTCGCCCGCCGCGAGCGCCGAAAGACAGGACGGCGTTCTCGACAGCCGGACGCGGGACATCCTGCGCCTGATGTCCGCGGGGATGAAGGACGACGCCATCGCCCGCGCGCTGCGGCTCAGCCGCCGGACCGTACAGACACATATCAGCGATCTGGGCAGACAGCTGGGCGCGCGGACCCGCTTCCAGATCGCGCTGCTGGCCCAGGAACGCGGCTGGCTCGGAAACCCGAAGGCCTAG
- a CDS encoding DNA alkylation repair protein codes for MPSADELIGRHAVESLLSAVEIAAPDADLGSLRAAPRRIAPLSLRERADLLRDALLADLPGDYATLARTVRTARDNAADFTGWLIWPVTSAIATRAVQEDTTAAFDDAMALLAELTGRLTSEFAIRTLLRHDLERALDVISDWTGSADAHVRRLASEGTRPYLPWAVRVPGIQARPGATVPILDALHRDESDYVRRSVANHLNDLSRDHPDLVVGTARRWLDDSDAAAGRLVRHGLRTLVKRGHPTALDLLGFAPARVEVDGPRLDHTTIPLGGSVHFSASIRNTGDTEARLTIDYIVHHRKANGGQTGKTFKLTTRTLAPGERIQVTREHSFRPITTRRYYPGTHAISLQINGIESARADFVLAGTGTP; via the coding sequence ATGCCATCCGCCGACGAGCTCATCGGCCGCCACGCCGTCGAGAGCCTTCTGAGCGCCGTTGAGATCGCCGCCCCGGACGCCGACCTCGGGTCGCTGCGTGCGGCGCCACGTCGGATCGCCCCGCTGTCCCTGCGGGAACGCGCCGACCTGCTGCGCGATGCCCTGCTGGCGGACCTGCCCGGCGACTACGCCACGCTGGCGCGGACCGTACGCACCGCCCGGGACAACGCCGCAGACTTCACCGGATGGCTGATCTGGCCGGTCACCAGCGCGATCGCCACCCGCGCGGTCCAGGAAGACACCACCGCGGCCTTCGACGACGCGATGGCGCTGCTCGCCGAGCTCACCGGCCGTCTCACCTCGGAGTTCGCCATCAGGACGCTGCTGCGGCACGACCTTGAGCGGGCCCTGGACGTCATCAGCGACTGGACCGGGTCGGCCGACGCCCACGTGCGCAGGCTCGCCTCCGAGGGGACCCGCCCCTACCTTCCCTGGGCGGTACGGGTGCCCGGCATCCAGGCCCGCCCGGGCGCGACCGTACCCATCCTGGACGCCCTCCACCGCGACGAGAGCGACTACGTACGCCGCTCGGTCGCCAACCATCTCAACGACCTCAGCCGGGACCACCCCGACCTCGTCGTCGGCACCGCCCGCCGCTGGCTGGACGATTCCGACGCGGCCGCCGGACGCCTCGTGCGCCACGGGCTGCGCACCCTCGTCAAACGCGGCCACCCCACAGCCCTCGACCTGCTCGGCTTCGCCCCGGCGAGGGTGGAGGTCGACGGGCCTCGCCTGGACCACACCACCATCCCGCTCGGCGGCAGCGTCCACTTCTCCGCCTCGATCCGCAACACCGGTGACACCGAGGCACGGCTGACCATCGACTACATCGTGCACCACCGCAAGGCCAACGGCGGCCAGACCGGCAAGACCTTCAAACTCACCACCCGCACCCTCGCGCCGGGCGAGCGGATCCAGGTGACGCGGGAGCACTCGTTCCGGCCGATCACGACCCGCCGGTACTACCCCGGCACCCACGCGATCTCCCTGCAGATCAACGGAATCGAATCAGCCCGTGCGGACTTCGTCCTGGCAGGCACGGGCACACCCTGA
- a CDS encoding nuclear transport factor 2 family protein produces MSKTVDDNTPLAGANSPFFRIIKEGLDGLADGEDYYDLLAEDVVFEYLITVPGYPRRVEGRQGIIDLYSDYGDYVTLRSADNLHVHHDPRTSTVVLEYEVHGTSAVTGRPYDNRFVSVVTIKDRKVTHWRDYLDPIAVFDAQGWPQDRSS; encoded by the coding sequence GTGAGCAAGACCGTCGACGACAACACTCCCCTGGCCGGGGCGAACAGCCCGTTCTTCCGCATCATCAAGGAAGGGCTGGACGGCCTGGCCGACGGGGAGGACTACTACGACCTGCTGGCCGAGGACGTGGTCTTCGAGTACCTGATCACCGTGCCGGGCTACCCCCGGCGGGTCGAGGGACGCCAGGGGATCATCGACCTGTACAGCGACTACGGCGACTACGTCACGCTGCGCAGCGCGGACAATCTCCACGTCCACCACGACCCCAGGACCTCGACGGTCGTCCTGGAGTACGAGGTCCACGGCACGTCGGCGGTGACAGGGCGCCCCTACGACAACCGCTTCGTCTCCGTCGTGACCATCAAGGACCGCAAGGTGACGCACTGGCGCGACTACCTGGATCCCATCGCTGTATTCGACGCACAGGGATGGCCGCAGGACCGCTCCTCGTAG